The following proteins are encoded in a genomic region of Glycine soja cultivar W05 chromosome 17, ASM419377v2, whole genome shotgun sequence:
- the LOC114391944 gene encoding uncharacterized protein LOC114391944: protein MVTVEEDKLAATPDVKNAPVTTDFQPSEDKSDHNVENSESPDKDLSSSKAEVLPASETQASSANENEGTLSNLELDNTEELPNSESENPKLLPNNQSSNDGGPLSNQHVESEAPLKNPSASFEATADDNVVSPEHQTSNDVVLSASEAEACV from the coding sequence ATGGTTACTGTCGAAGAAGATAAACTGGCTGCGACCCCTGATGTGAAAAATGCTCCAGTCACTACTGATTTTCAACCCAGCGAAGATAAGTCTGACCATAATGTGGAAAATTCTGAGTCTCCTGATAAGGATCTCTCCAGTTCCAAAGCAGAAGTACTTCCTGCATCTGAAACCCAGGCTTCTAGTGCCAATGAAAATGAAGGGACATTGTCCAATCTTGAATTAGACAACACAGAAGAACTTCCTAATAGTGAGTCAGAGAATCCCAAGTTACTACCCAATAACCAATCAAGCAATGATGGGGGTCCCCTTAGCAATCAGCATGTTGAGTCTGAGGCACCACTCAAGAATCCATCAGCAAGCTTTGAAGCTACAGCTGATGATAATGTTGTTAGTCCTGAACATCAGACTAGTAATGATGTGGTTTTATCTGCTTCTGAGGCAGAAGCCTGCGTCTGA